In the genome of Nakaseomyces glabratus chromosome K, complete sequence, the window ATTGTCCTATCTGGTGGTTCAAGTATGTACCCAGGTTTGCCATCCAGGTTAGAGAAGGAACTAAAACAATTATGGTTCACTAGAGTATTGAATAATGATCCAACAAGATTAGACAAGTTCAAGGTAAGAATTGAAGATCctccaagaagaagacataTGGTGTTTATTGGTGGTGCTGTCCTTGCCAGTATCATGGCTGATAAAGACCACATGTGGTTAACTAAGCAAGAATGGAGAGAAAGCGGGGCAGCCGCAATGAGCAAATTCGGTCCTCGATAGACATGGACACTATTCTAATGAACTAAATATTAATCTATTAGCTTAGTAATGCATgtataaaaaattaaaaatactATAGTTGTGGTGTACCACtttttaaatatatattgaaAGATCATCGGATATGCTGGGTCGTTCCATGTTCATTTAATTATGCTGGAATTTTAAAGttacaattttttatcaatgCATTCTAAAATCAGCTAGTCTTGCGAGAACGCTATCAGTAAGCGCCTCTAACCTTGATGGAGAGACATCACCTTCTCTAGCACCATAAGATACTGCAGTAGTTATCAAattcttgatgaaatcTTGCGATACCATCAATGGGTTTAAAAATGGTGAGTCGAGAATCTGCAATGCAGACCATCTTTCTTCAGGGTTTCTCATTAGGCAGTATTGCATCAGCTCTAAAGCCAAGCTCGGGATTACAGTTTTATCGGGGAGAACTTCtttatattcaattttgaCATTTGGATCCATTATGGAGAGTAGTCTCTCCTGTCCCTGATATTTGGCGTATGGTGGTTTACCATAGATCATttgatatataatacatCCGCACGACCAAATATCTGCAGGTTTACCAATTTTCCATTTATTTGTCTTTTGATCATATTTGCCGTCATTGTCTGCAGTATAGTTGTTAGCAACAAGCGCCTCTGGTGCCATATAGTTTGGTGTACCAATTTGCATATCTCTGTAAATGTTAACAGTGTGGTCTGGAACAGCGTTGGCAATaccaaaatcaataatttttaatatacccttaacaaaaacaaaatttgcCGGTTTTAGATCCGAATGCACAATGCCTGCATCGTGCACTACTTTTACACAAGTGACCATTTCTCTTGCATGATATCTTATAAACTCCATGTCAAATGGTTGATTGGCCCTTTGATGGAGCACTTGAGAGAGGTCATAATCACCACACTCCATCAAGAGATATAAAACACCGGAACCCATCTCGAAATCATATAATTGAACAACTCTATTCTGGTTCTGTAATTGTTTCAATAAGCTGATCTCACCTTTAAAACCTTCTACACTGgattcatcaaattcatcaaagGATACCTTTTTCAAAGCGTAAACCCTATTCTTGAGACCTCGTACCTTATATACGTTAGATGAACCACCCCGTCCTAAAAGTTCGACACGTTCATATTCGGTACCATTTACACTGACCACATTTTTGCGGCTAGGGGGACGTGTAGAAGTTGGTGGTTCGACAATTTCAACTCTTTTTATACCTCgatattttttcttgtccAATATCCCATCGAATTCGCTATCTTTTAATGctattttttgtcttttatAGTCAATAGCACCATCCCTTACATTTGAGTTAACATCTATATTTTGTAAAGCTTCTCTCTGTGTATGTCTATATGAATCAGCATTGCTTAAACTCTTTTTAAGTGTAGGTTTCTCGAGTTCTATATT includes:
- the MPS1 gene encoding serine/threonine/tyrosine protein kinase MPS1 (CAGL0K01617g~Ortholog(s) have protein serine/threonine kinase activity, protein serine/threonine/tyrosine kinase activity), giving the protein MGNPYHSESDQIWRISSQDSDDGEIGNPPKLSNFGSELISDAIENINPNRSDKKLISEETRIHESHSQQLNTDINQSTRVTHSASSPLYFEDTSPSTMFVQSQASAQPSATTYDISSQDYSDSSKSFIKLKSKQDTLKQELTTRYSERRTRRFLHATNRTTKLGPALRNLTSPALAINDNNSIDNKMNETSKVNSSFDTNNAYVDFHQTKQDIYTSGEEHNNTKDNGKIGATQQNDYSDINIHECNPIQYMKMHNLPTSELSKISKAYFEKQKEENRKKALKNVNMKQSLNYDLKHYSNSFPSIESGKENNLIHNTEIEDFNGRGHSTNNHSSSYLSNSHSHPVSTQFVESANIELEKPTLKKSLSNADSYRHTQREALQNIDVNSNVRDGAIDYKRQKIALKDSEFDGILDKKKYRGIKRVEIVEPPTSTRPPSRKNVVSVNGTEYERVELLGRGGSSNVYKVRGLKNRVYALKKVSFDEFDESSVEGFKGEISLLKQLQNQNRVVQLYDFEMGSGVLYLLMECGDYDLSQVLHQRANQPFDMEFIRYHAREMVTCVKVVHDAGIVHSDLKPANFVFVKGILKIIDFGIANAVPDHTVNIYRDMQIGTPNYMAPEALVANNYTADNDGKYDQKTNKWKIGKPADIWSCGCIIYQMIYGKPPYAKYQGQERLLSIMDPNVKIEYKEVLPDKTVIPSLALELMQYCLMRNPEERWSALQILDSPFLNPLMVSQDFIKNLITTAVSYGAREGDVSPSRLEALTDSVLARLADFRMH